In Panicum virgatum strain AP13 chromosome 4N, P.virgatum_v5, whole genome shotgun sequence, a single window of DNA contains:
- the LOC120671226 gene encoding oxygen-evolving enhancer protein 2, chloroplastic-like, with translation MTRRGALSPDPNSIRLPPSRPHRPLLSLTLVAPGASTARLDSRGDSRRRPGEAAGEQQAMASTTCFLHQSTARFGAAAASARPQAPRAQQLVCRAQKPQDAAAEGDAAVTRRAALTLLAGAAAVGAKVNPAAAAYGEAANVFGKPKTNTEFIAYSGDGFKLLIPSKWNPSKEREFPGQVLRYEDNFDANSNVSVIVQPTTKKTITDYGSPEEFLAQVDYLLGKQAYAGKTDSEGGFETDAVATANILESSAPVVDGKQYYSVSVLTRTADGDEGGKHQLITATVSDGKLYICKAQAGDKRWFKGARKGVEKAASSFSVA, from the exons ATGACGCGTCGCGGAGCCTTATCCCCTGATCCAAACTCCATCCGCCTGCCGCCCAGCCGACCCCACCGCCCCCTCCTCTCGTTAACACTCGTAGCGCCCGGCGCATCCACAGCTCGTCTAGACTCTAGAGGAGACAGTCGCAGGAGGCCAGGAGAAGCAGCCGGCGAGCAGCAAGCCATGGCGTCCACCACCTGCTTCCTCCACCAGTCCACCGCCCgcttcggcgccgccgccgcctcggcgcgcCCCCAGGCGCCGCGGGCCCAGCAGCTCGTGTGCAGGGCGCAGAAGCcgcaggacgccgccgccgagggcgaCGCCGCGGtcacccgccgcgccgcgctcacGCTcctcgcgggcgccgccgccgtcggcgccaaggtgaaccccgccgccgccgcctacggaGAAGCAG CCAACGTGTTCGGGAAGCCCAAGACGAACACGGAATTCATCGCCTACAGCGGCGACGGCTTCAAGCTGCTGATCCCGTCCAAGTGGAACCCCAGCAAGGAGCGCGAGTTCCCCGGCCAGGTGCTCCGCTACGAGGACAACTTCGACGCCAACAGCAACGTCTCCGTCATCGTCCAGCCCACCACCAAGAAGACCATCACCGACTACGGCTCGCCCGAGGAGTTCCTCGCCCAGGTCGACTACCTCCTCGGCAAGCAGGCCTACGCCGGCAAGACGGACTCCGAG GGCGGGTTCGAGACCGACGCGGTGGCCACGGCCAACATCCTGGAGAGCTCGGCGCCAGTGGTGGACGGGAAGCAGTACTACAGCGTGTCCGTGCTGACCAGGACGGCGGACGGCGACGAGGGCGGCAAGCACCAGCTCATCACGGCCACCGTCTCGGACGGCAAGCTCTACATCTGCAAGGCGCAGGCCGGCGACAAGAGGTGGTTCAAGGGCGCCAGGAAGGGCGTCGAGAAGGCAGCCAGCTCCTTCAGCGTCGCATAA
- the LOC120669412 gene encoding translation initiation factor IF-2-like codes for MWLGSYATPEEAAYAYDAAARHLLGRWARPNFPAPAAPAAAAGAPENLARAQEPAARQQQQQPAPRAQVPFPHWAAPAPAAAAAPAQPQRQQRAPAAVFAYRRAATPSTPAAAIHAAAYGGAFFEVTLVPGAYVAPDLNRPASSAGPVSAGASLSLSPAAPERPIEIDQAVVGDNFTDDGASSSAARTFFW; via the coding sequence ATGTGGCTGGGGTCGTACGCGACGCCCGAGGAGGCCGCGTACGCCTACGACGCCGCGGCGCGGCACCTGCTCGGGCGCTGGGCCAGGCCCAACTTCCCCGCCcccgcggcgcccgcggcggcggccggggcgcccGAGAACCTCGCGCGCGCTCAGGAGCCTGCCgcgcgccagcagcagcagcagccggcgccCCGTGCTCAGGTGCCCTTTCCCCACTGGgcagcgcccgcgccggcggctgcggccgcgCCGGCACAGCCGCAGCGCCAgcagcgcgcgccggcggcggtgttcgCGTACCGTCGCGCGGCCACTCcgtccacccccgccgccgccatccacgcCGCAGCCTATGGCGGCGCGTTCTTCGAGGTAACTCTCGTGCCGGGCGCCTACGTCGCGCCCGACCTCAACcgtccggcgagcagcgccgggCCCGTCAGCGCCGGCGCGTCGCTGTCCCTCTCGCCTGCCGCCCCAGAGCGCCCGATCGAGATTGATCAGGCCGTGGTCGGGGACAACTTCACCGACGACGGCGCGTCCTCGTCTGCTGCGCGCACCTTCTTCTGGTGA